A single genomic interval of Pseudomonas sp. TH06 harbors:
- a CDS encoding PLP-dependent aminotransferase family protein: MAFSERVSRLKSSLIREILAAAQRPEVMSFAGGLPAEAMLPKVEWADMPLSLGQYGMSEGEPALREALAAEARALGLDCQASQVLVVSGSQQTLDLAAKLYIDKGTEILLEAPTYLAALQIFQLFGADFLTVPQESDGPNLAQLRSRLEQHRPAFIYLIPTFQNPSAVRYSEEKRAAVAALLDEFGVTLIEDEPYRELTFDGGSAKPIAGRLKKSSWIYTGTVSKTLLPGLRVGYLIASPDLFPHLLKLKQSADLHTNRIGQWQALQWIGSEKYQQHLSELRGFYRERRDGFQAALETHFADLADWNVPQGGLFFWLTLKQPLDTRTLLNQALANDVAFMPGEPFFPEPDKNLGHLRLNFSHIDPARLDEGLKRLAAVVHQAQMEKAA; encoded by the coding sequence ATGGCTTTTTCCGAACGTGTCTCGCGCCTTAAAAGTTCTTTGATCCGTGAAATCCTCGCCGCGGCCCAGCGTCCGGAAGTGATGTCATTTGCGGGCGGGCTGCCCGCCGAAGCCATGCTGCCGAAAGTCGAATGGGCCGACATGCCGCTGTCCCTTGGTCAGTACGGCATGAGCGAGGGCGAACCGGCATTGCGCGAAGCGCTGGCAGCGGAGGCGAGGGCGCTTGGGTTGGACTGTCAGGCGAGTCAGGTGCTGGTGGTCAGCGGTTCGCAGCAGACCCTCGATCTGGCGGCCAAGCTGTACATCGACAAGGGCACGGAAATCCTGCTCGAAGCGCCGACCTATCTCGCCGCGCTGCAGATTTTCCAGTTGTTTGGTGCCGATTTCCTGACCGTGCCGCAAGAGTCCGATGGCCCGAACCTGGCGCAATTGCGCAGCCGTCTGGAGCAGCATCGCCCAGCGTTCATCTACTTGATTCCGACGTTTCAAAACCCGTCAGCCGTGCGCTACAGCGAGGAAAAACGCGCAGCGGTGGCGGCGTTGCTCGATGAATTCGGCGTCACTTTGATCGAAGACGAGCCCTACCGCGAACTGACTTTCGACGGCGGCAGCGCCAAACCGATTGCCGGACGCTTGAAGAAATCCAGCTGGATCTACACCGGTACCGTGTCGAAAACCTTGTTGCCGGGTTTGCGTGTCGGCTACCTGATTGCCAGCCCTGACCTGTTTCCGCACCTGCTCAAACTCAAACAATCGGCGGATCTGCACACCAATCGCATAGGTCAGTGGCAGGCGTTGCAGTGGATCGGCAGTGAGAAATATCAGCAGCATTTGAGTGAGTTGCGCGGTTTCTACCGTGAGCGGCGCGACGGCTTTCAAGCGGCGCTGGAGACGCACTTTGCCGATCTGGCCGATTGGAATGTGCCGCAGGGTGGGTTGTTTTTCTGGCTGACGTTGAAGCAGCCGCTGGATACGCGGACATTGCTCAACCAAGCGTTGGCCAATGATGTGGCGTTCATGCCGGGTGAGCCGTTCTTTCCGGAGCCGGATAAAAACCTCGGGCATCTGCGTTTGAATTTTAGCCACATCGACCCGGCGCGGCTGGATGAGGGGCTCAAACGACTGGCGGCGGTGGTTCACCAGGCGCAGATGGAAAAAGCGGCCTGA
- a CDS encoding LysE family translocator — translation MSLETWLLFSGAALVVILIPGPLSLLMISNSLNYGLRRSYPAFLGGVFASICLLSASALGLGALLLASEKLFSALKIVGALYLFYLAWQSWQQSRQPSSGAEVPQAAPTPRFRALFGRAFVLGASNPKDILFFAAFLPQFLNAEQPFLPQLLVMIATWTVLDLLCKLAYGLGAHGAARYLRSGKGQSWFNRISAGLFGGAGAASLLSSH, via the coding sequence ATGAGTCTGGAAACCTGGCTGCTGTTCAGCGGCGCTGCATTGGTGGTGATCCTTATTCCGGGGCCACTGTCATTGCTGATGATCAGCAACAGTCTGAATTACGGCCTGCGTCGTTCATACCCGGCGTTTCTCGGCGGTGTCTTTGCTTCGATCTGTTTGCTCAGTGCCTCCGCGCTGGGCCTGGGCGCCCTGCTCCTCGCCTCGGAAAAACTCTTCAGTGCGCTGAAAATCGTGGGTGCGCTCTATCTGTTCTACCTCGCGTGGCAGAGCTGGCAGCAATCGCGTCAGCCTTCCTCAGGCGCTGAAGTGCCGCAAGCGGCGCCGACACCTCGTTTCCGCGCGCTGTTTGGCCGTGCTTTTGTACTGGGCGCGAGCAATCCGAAAGACATCCTGTTCTTCGCAGCGTTCCTGCCACAATTCCTGAACGCCGAACAACCCTTCCTGCCGCAACTGTTGGTGATGATCGCAACCTGGACCGTGCTGGACCTGCTGTGCAAACTCGCCTACGGCCTCGGCGCCCATGGTGCAGCGCGCTATCTGCGCAGCGGTAAGGGACAGAGCTGGTTCAACCGCATCAGTGCCGGTCTGTTCGGCGGAGCGGGAGCCGCTTCCTTGCTCAGCAGTCACTGA
- a CDS encoding Smr/MutS family protein, translated as MQDDDFSLFKSAIQGVKPIKHDRAETGKPKADRARIAKLRQSATVRTDATTVDGLSDQFVIDVGPEDELMWARDGVQESQMRKLKVGQIPFEGSLDLHGMNVEKARETLWAFLAEATKFEIRCVRVTHGKAVRLDGKRPMIKSHVNTWLRQHAQVLGFCSCQAKHGGAGAVYVMLKRTMMEGRDE; from the coding sequence ATGCAAGACGACGATTTTTCCCTGTTCAAAAGTGCGATCCAAGGCGTCAAGCCGATCAAGCACGACCGCGCCGAGACCGGCAAACCCAAGGCTGACCGCGCCCGGATCGCCAAGCTGCGCCAGTCCGCCACCGTGCGCACCGATGCCACCACCGTTGACGGTCTGTCCGATCAATTCGTGATCGACGTCGGCCCGGAAGACGAGTTGATGTGGGCCCGCGACGGGGTGCAGGAAAGCCAGATGCGCAAGCTCAAGGTCGGTCAGATTCCGTTCGAAGGCAGCCTCGACCTGCACGGCATGAACGTCGAAAAGGCCCGGGAAACCCTCTGGGCGTTTCTCGCTGAAGCAACCAAATTCGAAATTCGCTGTGTACGCGTCACCCACGGCAAGGCGGTGCGCCTTGACGGCAAGCGGCCGATGATCAAAAGCCACGTCAACACCTGGTTACGCCAGCACGCGCAGGTGCTCGGTTTCTGCTCGTGCCAGGCGAAACATGGTGGTGCCGGCGCGGTTTACGTGATGCTTAAACGCACCATGATGGAAGGTCGCGACGAATAA
- the prmB gene encoding 50S ribosomal protein L3 N(5)-glutamine methyltransferase encodes MITSRLRTLRDHIRWAVSRFHGEDLFFGHGTDNAWDEARQLVLGALHLPWEIADSYLDCALEDDELVNLQRLLKRRIEERIPTAYLLGEAWFCGMSFIVDDRVLIPRSPIGELIENRFAPWIGTEPARILDLCTGSGCIGIACAYEFQNAEVVLADLSFEALEVANQNIERHGVDERVYTVQGDGFDGLPGQRFDLIVSNPPYVDAEDFADMPDEYQHEPELGLACGDDGLNLVRRMLAEAADHLTEKGLLIVEVGNSQVHVDALYPEVDFAWLEFERGGHGVFMLTAEQCRNHQALFASRV; translated from the coding sequence GTGATCACTTCCCGACTTCGTACCCTGCGCGACCACATCCGTTGGGCCGTCAGCCGCTTCCATGGGGAGGATCTGTTTTTCGGCCATGGCACCGACAATGCCTGGGACGAAGCCCGACAATTGGTGCTCGGTGCATTGCACCTGCCATGGGAAATCGCCGACAGCTATCTCGACTGCGCGCTGGAAGACGACGAACTGGTCAACCTGCAGCGTCTGCTCAAACGCCGCATCGAAGAGCGCATTCCAACCGCTTACCTGCTGGGCGAGGCGTGGTTTTGCGGCATGTCGTTCATCGTCGACGATCGTGTGCTGATCCCGCGTTCGCCGATTGGCGAGCTGATTGAAAACCGCTTTGCGCCGTGGATTGGTACCGAGCCTGCGCGAATTCTTGATCTGTGCACCGGCTCTGGCTGTATCGGTATCGCCTGCGCCTACGAGTTCCAGAACGCCGAAGTGGTACTGGCCGATCTGTCGTTCGAAGCGCTGGAAGTGGCCAATCAAAATATCGAGCGCCACGGTGTCGATGAGCGTGTGTATACCGTGCAGGGCGATGGCTTTGATGGTCTGCCGGGACAGCGTTTCGACCTGATCGTGTCGAACCCGCCCTACGTCGATGCGGAAGATTTCGCCGACATGCCGGACGAATATCAACACGAACCCGAGTTGGGTCTGGCTTGCGGTGACGATGGTCTGAACCTGGTGCGCCGGATGCTGGCTGAAGCGGCGGATCATCTGACCGAGAAGGGCTTGCTGATTGTCGAGGTGGGCAACAGCCAGGTGCACGTTGACGCGCTGTACCCGGAAGTCGACTTCGCCTGGCTCGAATTCGAGCGCGGCGGGCATGGCGTGTTCATGCTGACAGCGGAGCAGTGCCGCAACCACCAAGCCCTGTTCGCTTCCCGCGTCTGA
- the folE gene encoding GTP cyclohydrolase I FolE, translating to MTLEQNYTAILGQLGEDVSREGLLDTPKRAAKAMQYLCRGYEQTLEEVTNGALFSSDNSEMVLVKDIELYSLCEHHLLPFIGKAHVAYIPSGKVLGLSKVARIVDMYARRLQIQENLSRQIADAVQQVTGALGVAVVIEAKHMCMMMRGVEKQNSSMITSVMLGEFRENAATRSEFLSLIK from the coding sequence GTGACACTGGAACAGAATTACACCGCGATCCTCGGCCAATTGGGCGAGGACGTCTCCCGCGAGGGCCTGCTCGACACGCCGAAGCGTGCCGCCAAAGCCATGCAGTACCTCTGCCGCGGTTATGAACAGACGCTCGAAGAGGTCACCAACGGTGCCCTGTTCAGCTCCGACAACAGCGAAATGGTGCTGGTCAAGGACATCGAGCTGTACTCGTTGTGCGAACACCACCTGCTGCCATTCATCGGCAAGGCGCACGTCGCGTATATTCCGAGCGGCAAAGTGCTGGGCCTGTCGAAGGTCGCGCGCATTGTCGACATGTATGCACGTCGCCTGCAGATTCAGGAAAACCTCAGCCGCCAGATCGCCGACGCTGTTCAGCAGGTGACCGGCGCGCTGGGCGTTGCCGTGGTGATCGAGGCCAAGCACATGTGCATGATGATGCGCGGTGTCGAGAAGCAGAATTCGTCGATGATCACCTCGGTGATGCTCGGTGAGTTCCGTGAAAACGCAGCGACTCGCAGCGAATTCCTCAGCCTCATCAAGTAA
- a CDS encoding calcium-binding protein: MATLIQESEIQHDSVVINDIGPQPANTRTESTLDLKAARHDAADTTSKTHTSQLNLNDKLFGPLEIGQISVTRVALDALGARINGQPLNGDNTFFRVPKRSFVNSLQFSLLDIETHMKSASGRDAYLLPNLLFDIASRRPLTAPRMIRENPETTVDPGNLRSKLEKLLNAAHKLDLRHASLPKNTPVWVSKTKSYSALGASVGIQGFGIFMGIRGVYEAIKVENTNEVVINATGILTEVSSIAVDLAITHEATRMITAGQQAYKDFARTRFAVRLSRSGGLIGGALTLPFDLYTAVRSFTAAENTTGKEALDHYVSAALSITSAVMTVILGAAAMAGFSFAGPVGLLAGVMLAIGSQVYGAVRAVDDIDDYIELSINERWQTGFLAFFLQGPPSDVQNRFLIAKAKIDHAKQLKESARALLDGPLKETTEAIVNGSFDVELVTESVRTQNWWTKKWDWDSVSTPRIKDGDDAIDAREGVTDKTPGAEIGTGGENKGVLWFMGGGDDAIQGVEKKPNAFYFETGKKQLTGGDKDDHFVFQGAEVAKPDDELADRWTLRGGAGNDSLILGKLAQKYAYPKKPLAGYNIDLAAGTIHTVTLDPLTGKELKRSAHSTVESIENVETIADTSTTVIGTDGRNVIKARGTDIIRAGAGNDQIHLLQAGASVWGGAGLDEYFIDNVSGTVSLFEDGVEDSVIVLNFRMELIDHFLVMKDGSLSVVLNSDLHVKTRLVIADVYEHKDGKLKIKNNKITFVTKDRFYLAPDFLESVDRNGDVTLDAIILKRGSPINPIILYSDTCDTDHENYVSYYLPRNDKNITFRSIKRTRECIKVHLDYASNELTKVEVAYGAAQDDGYWWGSTDLIYHFGEKTLKLVSFSKENPDLPKRTKEMGKFLEYLQYTPEQRYVLEFNDGKQISAKITKIEQPTETDYPSTGFIRWKSLLPMPLNFRWSGSKFELPENDAYTLSPRGACINFSAAPGQNAMECLEGAGGTYILHLVAEQNIKIGTPGGLASASVRLPHSSTWELDATKLGNVEIKLENNKLYIGTCTIHLPEYGSEDIIDTVHVIDEKGIIKTVDLSFDLITITGVDARYFIEPPEFPVTLSGRYSSVAELELPVINAALYNYPTFELSYSFPKRRWITTPYMTNIINRSHLEIYGRCNHQPPKPQLTPLQQSIVALDEVPVS; the protein is encoded by the coding sequence ATGGCCACTCTTATACAAGAGTCTGAAATACAGCACGACTCCGTCGTCATTAACGATATTGGCCCTCAGCCTGCCAATACACGCACGGAGTCCACTCTCGATCTGAAAGCTGCGCGTCATGACGCTGCCGACACAACTAGCAAAACCCACACCAGCCAACTGAATCTCAACGACAAGCTTTTCGGGCCACTGGAAATTGGCCAGATTTCGGTGACACGGGTAGCTCTCGATGCACTGGGTGCAAGGATCAACGGCCAGCCCCTGAACGGTGACAACACCTTCTTTCGAGTGCCCAAGCGTTCATTCGTCAATTCCTTGCAATTCAGCTTGCTCGACATCGAAACCCATATGAAATCGGCCAGCGGCAGGGATGCCTACCTGCTGCCGAATCTGCTGTTCGATATCGCCAGCCGGCGGCCATTAACGGCTCCGCGCATGATCAGGGAAAATCCTGAAACCACTGTAGATCCGGGCAACCTTCGCAGCAAACTCGAGAAGCTGTTGAATGCCGCGCACAAGCTGGATTTGCGTCATGCTTCCCTGCCGAAAAACACGCCCGTATGGGTTTCGAAGACGAAAAGCTATTCCGCGCTCGGCGCCAGCGTCGGGATTCAAGGCTTCGGAATATTCATGGGCATTCGGGGCGTATACGAAGCCATAAAAGTCGAAAACACCAATGAGGTGGTCATCAATGCCACGGGGATACTGACCGAAGTCAGTTCCATTGCCGTTGACCTGGCCATTACGCATGAAGCCACGCGCATGATCACGGCCGGGCAACAGGCTTACAAGGATTTTGCCAGAACCCGTTTTGCAGTCAGGCTGAGCCGCTCCGGAGGCCTGATCGGCGGGGCACTGACGTTGCCGTTTGATCTCTATACGGCGGTCAGATCCTTCACCGCGGCTGAAAACACCACTGGCAAAGAAGCCTTGGATCACTACGTCAGTGCCGCACTGAGCATCACCAGTGCCGTCATGACCGTCATCCTCGGCGCCGCAGCCATGGCCGGTTTTTCATTCGCTGGCCCGGTGGGTCTCCTGGCGGGAGTCATGCTGGCAATCGGGTCTCAGGTTTATGGTGCGGTGCGGGCGGTGGATGACATCGATGATTACATCGAACTCTCCATCAATGAGCGCTGGCAGACAGGCTTTCTCGCGTTCTTTTTACAGGGACCACCGAGTGACGTTCAGAATCGTTTTCTGATCGCCAAAGCCAAAATCGATCACGCCAAACAGTTGAAGGAAAGCGCCAGGGCTTTACTGGATGGGCCATTGAAGGAGACCACCGAAGCCATCGTCAACGGCAGCTTCGATGTGGAACTCGTGACCGAGAGCGTCAGGACGCAGAACTGGTGGACCAAAAAATGGGACTGGGACAGCGTTTCCACGCCAAGAATAAAAGACGGCGACGACGCCATTGACGCCCGCGAAGGGGTGACGGACAAGACCCCCGGCGCGGAAATAGGCACTGGCGGAGAAAACAAAGGCGTCCTGTGGTTCATGGGGGGCGGTGATGACGCCATACAAGGGGTGGAAAAAAAGCCGAACGCATTCTATTTCGAGACGGGAAAAAAACAACTGACCGGCGGCGACAAGGATGACCATTTCGTATTCCAGGGCGCAGAAGTCGCCAAGCCTGATGACGAACTTGCTGATCGCTGGACCTTGCGTGGCGGTGCAGGTAACGACTCGCTGATTCTGGGCAAGCTTGCTCAAAAATACGCCTATCCGAAAAAACCTTTGGCCGGCTACAACATTGATTTAGCCGCCGGAACCATCCACACCGTCACGCTTGATCCATTAACCGGAAAAGAGTTGAAGCGTAGTGCACACAGTACCGTCGAGAGTATCGAGAACGTCGAAACCATCGCTGATACTTCCACCACCGTCATCGGGACTGATGGGCGCAATGTGATCAAGGCGCGTGGCACCGACATCATCCGGGCCGGGGCTGGTAACGACCAGATTCATTTGCTGCAAGCGGGGGCGTCGGTCTGGGGTGGCGCCGGCCTGGATGAGTATTTCATTGATAATGTATCGGGCACGGTCTCGCTTTTCGAAGACGGCGTAGAGGACAGTGTGATTGTCCTCAATTTCAGAATGGAACTGATCGACCACTTTCTGGTGATGAAAGACGGCTCTCTGAGTGTGGTGCTGAACTCTGATCTGCATGTGAAAACCAGATTAGTCATCGCGGACGTCTATGAACACAAAGACGGCAAGTTAAAAATAAAAAACAACAAAATAACCTTTGTCACCAAGGACCGATTCTATCTTGCGCCTGACTTCCTTGAGTCGGTAGATCGCAATGGAGACGTGACCCTGGACGCTATTATTTTAAAGCGTGGATCGCCAATAAACCCGATCATCCTCTATTCCGACACCTGCGACACCGACCACGAAAACTATGTAAGTTATTACCTTCCACGCAACGACAAAAACATCACTTTCCGCTCAATCAAGCGCACACGGGAATGTATAAAAGTCCACCTTGACTACGCCAGCAACGAACTTACCAAGGTAGAGGTCGCTTATGGTGCCGCGCAAGATGATGGCTACTGGTGGGGGTCTACAGATCTGATCTATCATTTTGGCGAAAAAACGTTGAAGTTAGTAAGTTTTTCGAAAGAAAACCCTGATTTACCCAAGCGTACCAAGGAGATGGGTAAATTCCTTGAATACCTTCAGTACACACCTGAACAGAGGTACGTACTCGAATTCAATGACGGCAAGCAGATCTCTGCCAAAATCACAAAAATCGAACAGCCCACCGAAACGGACTATCCGTCGACTGGTTTTATTCGGTGGAAAAGCCTGCTGCCTATGCCTTTGAACTTCCGCTGGAGCGGGTCGAAATTCGAGTTGCCCGAAAACGACGCCTACACGTTAAGTCCACGGGGCGCTTGCATCAACTTCTCCGCCGCTCCCGGGCAAAACGCGATGGAATGTCTGGAAGGTGCAGGCGGGACGTACATTCTTCACCTCGTTGCCGAGCAAAACATCAAGATCGGGACGCCGGGCGGCCTGGCCAGCGCGAGTGTCAGATTGCCGCACTCGTCGACCTGGGAACTTGATGCGACCAAGCTGGGCAATGTCGAAATCAAACTTGAAAACAACAAACTCTATATCGGCACCTGCACGATTCATCTTCCGGAATACGGCAGTGAAGATATCATCGACACCGTGCACGTCATTGATGAAAAAGGAATTATCAAAACGGTCGATCTGTCATTTGACCTGATTACCATCACCGGCGTTGACGCCCGATACTTCATTGAACCGCCAGAGTTCCCTGTCACTCTCTCGGGCAGATACTCCTCAGTAGCGGAATTGGAACTCCCGGTGATAAATGCGGCCCTTTATAATTACCCGACTTTTGAACTGAGCTACAGCTTTCCAAAACGTCGCTGGATTACCACCCCCTACATGACCAATATCATTAACCGGTCACACCTTGAAATTTACGGCCGGTGTAATCACCAGCCACCAAAACCGCAACTCACACCACTTCAACAGTCAATAGTGGCCCTGGATGAAGTGCCCGTCTCTTAA
- a CDS encoding NCS2 family permease produces the protein MESRKSEASTLDLSPPLRNGLLERIFKLTLHGTTVKTELIAGLTTFITMAYIIFVNPNIMADAGIDHGAAFVATCIAAALGCLLMGLYANWPVGLAPGMGLNAFFTYTVVGTMGYNWETALGAVFVSGVLFMILTFSRIREWLLNSIPVSLRFAMGAGVGLFLGLIGLKTAGIVVDSPATLIKLGSLREPGPLLAAICFLMIAILSYHKVFGAILISIITVTLAGWGLGIVHYEGIMSTPPSLAPTFMAMNVAGVFNVSMISVVLAFLFVHMFDTAGTLMGVAQRANLVNADGRIENLSRAMKADSASSVFGAVVGVPPVTSYVESAAGVAAGGRTGLTAVTVGVLFIAAMFFAPLAGMIPAYATAGALIYVAMLMMGGMAHIEWDEATDAIPAIVTAIMMPLTFSVADGIALGFITYVALKAGTGKYKEISVSLWVLCAIFIAKFIFL, from the coding sequence GTGGAAAGCCGCAAATCCGAAGCATCGACGCTGGACCTCTCGCCGCCGTTACGCAATGGCCTGCTGGAGCGCATCTTCAAACTCACCTTGCATGGCACCACGGTGAAGACCGAGCTGATTGCCGGTCTGACAACCTTCATCACCATGGCTTACATCATCTTCGTTAACCCGAACATCATGGCCGATGCCGGGATTGACCATGGTGCGGCCTTCGTCGCCACCTGTATCGCCGCCGCACTGGGCTGTCTGTTGATGGGCCTGTACGCCAACTGGCCGGTGGGTCTGGCACCGGGCATGGGCCTCAACGCGTTCTTCACCTACACCGTGGTCGGCACCATGGGCTACAACTGGGAAACCGCGCTGGGAGCGGTGTTCGTCTCCGGTGTGCTGTTCATGATCCTGACCTTCTCGCGGATTCGTGAATGGTTGCTCAACAGTATTCCGGTCAGTTTGCGCTTTGCGATGGGTGCCGGTGTCGGGCTGTTCCTCGGGCTGATCGGCCTGAAAACCGCCGGTATCGTCGTCGACAGCCCGGCCACGCTGATCAAACTCGGCTCTCTGCGAGAACCCGGCCCGCTGCTCGCCGCGATCTGCTTCCTGATGATCGCGATCCTCAGCTACCACAAGGTTTTCGGCGCGATCCTCATCAGCATCATCACCGTGACCCTCGCCGGTTGGGGCCTGGGCATTGTGCATTACGAAGGGATCATGTCGACGCCGCCGAGCCTGGCCCCGACCTTCATGGCCATGAACGTTGCCGGCGTGTTCAACGTCAGCATGATCAGCGTGGTACTGGCTTTCCTCTTCGTGCACATGTTCGACACCGCCGGCACCCTGATGGGCGTGGCCCAGCGCGCCAATCTGGTCAACGCTGACGGCCGCATCGAAAACCTTTCCCGCGCAATGAAAGCCGACAGTGCTTCCAGCGTTTTCGGCGCGGTGGTGGGCGTTCCGCCAGTAACAAGCTATGTGGAAAGTGCTGCCGGTGTGGCCGCTGGTGGTCGGACTGGTCTTACCGCAGTCACCGTAGGTGTGCTATTTATAGCGGCAATGTTTTTCGCACCGCTGGCCGGCATGATTCCGGCTTACGCCACGGCCGGTGCATTGATCTACGTAGCGATGCTGATGATGGGCGGCATGGCCCACATCGAATGGGACGAAGCCACCGACGCTATTCCGGCCATCGTCACCGCAATCATGATGCCGCTGACCTTCTCGGTCGCCGACGGTATCGCGCTGGGCTTCATTACTTACGTGGCGCTGAAAGCCGGCACCGGTAAGTACAAAGAGATTTCCGTGAGCCTGTGGGTGCTCTGCGCGATCTTCATCGCCAAGTTCATCTTCTTGTAA
- a CDS encoding MarR family transcriptional regulator yields the protein MLDLKNPGSQQQAMEAFFFGYQAFTAKADEMLERRGLSRVHQRIVFFIARYPNLSVKELLALLGVSKQALNMPLRQLQEMHLVESVASQADKRKRLLELTTEGAKFEQALRREQVKLLERVFAEAGEAAVNGWLAVNLALGNSQAQLD from the coding sequence ATGCTTGACCTTAAAAACCCCGGCAGTCAGCAACAAGCCATGGAAGCGTTTTTCTTCGGCTATCAGGCGTTCACCGCCAAGGCTGATGAAATGCTTGAGCGCCGTGGCTTGTCCCGAGTGCATCAACGCATCGTGTTTTTCATCGCCCGGTATCCGAATTTGAGCGTCAAGGAGTTGCTGGCCTTGCTCGGGGTAAGCAAGCAGGCGTTGAACATGCCGTTGCGGCAGTTGCAGGAAATGCATCTGGTCGAGAGCGTGGCGTCGCAAGCCGACAAGCGCAAACGGCTGCTGGAACTGACGACCGAAGGGGCGAAGTTTGAACAGGCGTTGCGACGTGAGCAGGTGAAGTTGCTGGAGCGGGTATTTGCCGAGGCTGGGGAAGCAGCGGTGAATGGCTGGTTGGCGGTGAATCTGGCGTTGGGGAACAGTCAGGCGCAACTCGATTGA
- a CDS encoding cysteine hydrolase family protein, with protein sequence MSVPKTMFQLSGRGYAAATLSHATVVIIDAQKEYLSGPLALSGMDAAVANIKQVVAAARAAGRPIVHVRHLGTVGGLFDPQGERGEFIPGLEPQGDETIIGKLLPSAFHGTELLDRLQNLGSLDLIVCGFMSHSSVSTTVRAAKNLGFRCTLVEDACATRDLPFKGRVLSAELVQEAEMAIMADNFATLALTQDLI encoded by the coding sequence ATGTCCGTTCCAAAAACGATGTTTCAACTCAGCGGTCGCGGTTACGCAGCGGCCACGTTGAGCCATGCCACCGTGGTCATCATCGATGCCCAGAAAGAATATCTCAGCGGCCCGCTGGCCCTGAGCGGTATGGACGCGGCTGTCGCGAACATCAAACAAGTGGTTGCCGCAGCCCGCGCAGCCGGTCGGCCGATCGTGCACGTGCGCCACCTCGGCACCGTCGGTGGTCTGTTCGACCCGCAGGGTGAACGCGGCGAGTTCATCCCCGGCCTTGAACCGCAGGGAGACGAAACCATCATCGGCAAATTGCTGCCGAGCGCTTTTCATGGCACCGAGTTGCTCGATCGTCTACAAAACCTTGGCTCGCTGGACCTGATCGTCTGTGGTTTCATGAGCCACTCCAGCGTCAGCACCACCGTACGCGCGGCGAAAAACCTCGGTTTCCGTTGCACCCTGGTTGAAGACGCCTGCGCCACCCGTGACCTGCCCTTCAAGGGTCGCGTGCTCAGTGCCGAACTCGTGCAGGAAGCCGAAATGGCGATCATGGCCGACAACTTCGCCACCCTCGCACTGACTCAAGATCTGATCTGA
- a CDS encoding glutathione S-transferase N-terminal domain-containing protein — MFVKALRVGLGQLVIFIDFLTRPGKKKRPATAQAQVDAAAKDLTLYQFHACPFCVKTRRTLRRLNVPVALKDAKNNEQDRQTLLEQGGRIKVPCLRIEENGQTTWMYESKVIIDYLDKRFAAV, encoded by the coding sequence GTGTTCGTCAAAGCGCTTCGTGTCGGCCTCGGCCAACTGGTTATCTTCATCGATTTCCTCACCCGTCCGGGCAAGAAAAAACGCCCCGCCACCGCTCAGGCCCAAGTGGACGCTGCGGCGAAGGATCTGACCCTTTATCAGTTCCATGCCTGCCCGTTCTGCGTGAAAACCCGCCGAACCTTGCGTCGCTTGAATGTGCCGGTGGCACTGAAGGATGCGAAGAACAACGAACAGGATCGTCAGACCCTGCTGGAGCAAGGCGGCCGAATCAAGGTGCCTTGCCTGCGCATTGAAGAGAATGGGCAGACGACCTGGATGTATGAGTCCAAGGTGATCATTGATTATCTGGATAAGCGGTTCGCGGCGGTCTGA